The proteins below come from a single Pirellulales bacterium genomic window:
- a CDS encoding zinc-dependent alcohol dehydrogenase family protein, with protein MKAVQISAFGQPLEVAQCVELPDPAAPAAGQAIVSLEASPINPSDVLTLSAQYGILPKLPAVPGNEGVGRVLEVAGDVKNVKPGDIVLLPAGAGTWREKLAVPAARLFPMPPGADRQQLSMLTVNPPTALLLLRDIVDVKSGEWVIQNAANSGVGSYLITLAGLRGLKTVNVVRRESLVAPLKQLGADVVVVDGPDLHKRVAEATDKAAIRLAIDAIGGDATARLAHCVAPGGTVVNYGALSGQPCQVAQQDLIFRNVTLRGFWLAHWFNQATPADQMAVFAELIKLVATGRLKTNVEATYPLSRIKDALAHAMQAGRDGKILLVPG; from the coding sequence ATGAAAGCCGTGCAGATTTCTGCGTTCGGTCAGCCCTTGGAAGTGGCGCAATGCGTCGAGTTGCCCGATCCGGCCGCGCCGGCCGCAGGCCAGGCGATCGTGTCGCTCGAGGCGTCGCCGATCAATCCTTCGGATGTGCTGACGCTGTCGGCGCAATATGGGATTCTTCCGAAGTTGCCCGCGGTGCCGGGGAACGAGGGCGTGGGGCGCGTGCTGGAGGTGGCCGGCGACGTCAAGAACGTGAAGCCGGGCGATATCGTGCTCTTGCCTGCCGGCGCCGGTACCTGGCGCGAAAAGCTCGCGGTACCTGCCGCGCGATTGTTTCCCATGCCGCCCGGCGCGGACCGGCAGCAATTGTCGATGTTGACCGTCAATCCGCCGACGGCGCTACTTCTCTTGCGCGATATCGTGGACGTCAAGTCAGGCGAGTGGGTGATTCAAAACGCGGCCAACTCCGGCGTCGGCTCGTACCTGATCACGCTCGCCGGTTTGCGCGGCTTGAAAACCGTGAATGTCGTGCGGCGTGAGTCGCTCGTCGCGCCGCTCAAGCAACTGGGGGCCGATGTCGTGGTGGTCGATGGGCCTGATTTGCACAAGCGCGTGGCCGAGGCGACCGACAAAGCCGCGATCCGACTGGCGATCGATGCCATCGGCGGTGACGCGACGGCGCGCCTGGCGCACTGCGTGGCGCCCGGCGGCACGGTCGTGAATTACGGAGCGCTTTCCGGACAGCCGTGCCAGGTCGCGCAACAAGATTTGATCTTTCGCAATGTCACGTTGCGTGGCTTCTGGCTGGCCCACTGGTTCAACCAGGCGACGCCGGCCGATCAGATGGCCGTTTTCGCCGAATTGATCAAGCTCGTTGCGACCGGCAGGCTGAAGACCAACGTCGAGGCCACCTATCCGCTCTCGCGCATCAAGGATGCCCTGGCCCACGCCATGCAGGCCGGGCGCGATGGCAAGATCTTGCTCGTGCCAGGCTAG
- a CDS encoding acyl-CoA dehydrogenase family protein: MAKFFQDPPVLANQYDDDHVLRRYLMRRLPRDVLAEIEPDLHRFGGRVVTDILAMGEDAHAHEPELVQFDPWGRRIDHIETARGWQDLERVSAEEGLVAIGYERKLGPLSRIYQYAKLYLFNPSSATYSCPLAMSDGAARLIEVMRDEELKAGAYRRLTTRDPATFWTSGQWMTERTGGSDVGRTETVARHEGGPWYRLHGTKWFTSATTSQMTMTLARIEDGAGKSIPGSRGLSLFYLETRGSSGELNHIVIHRLKDKLGTRSLPTAELSMEGTRAKLIGEPGDGVRNITTLVNITRLHNVIGAVSGMRRGLALARDYAQRREAFGKFLIDQPLHVETLADLAIEFQAGFQLAFRALDLLGKEECGAANSDESAVLRLLTPLAKLYTARQSVASASEVVEGFGGAGYVENTGFPRILRDAQVLSIWEGTTNVLSLDALRAIEKSDAFGPYMAEIDELLAGITLDELSPAVMQAQDAARQVRQFLPAALAEGRDFQQAGARSFAFSLARLMAAALLLDDGQWNLQNHGDGRGVAVARRWCGRNLAPLVHADRQWRAESEALARDLTLTERPAATAPRKS, translated from the coding sequence GTGGCCAAGTTCTTTCAAGATCCGCCGGTTCTGGCCAATCAATACGACGACGACCACGTGCTGCGCCGCTACCTGATGCGGCGGCTGCCGCGCGACGTGCTGGCCGAGATCGAGCCCGACCTGCACCGCTTCGGCGGGCGGGTCGTCACCGACATCCTGGCGATGGGCGAAGACGCGCACGCCCATGAACCCGAGCTCGTGCAATTCGACCCGTGGGGCCGCCGCATTGACCACATCGAAACCGCGCGCGGCTGGCAAGACCTGGAGCGCGTGAGCGCCGAAGAGGGGCTCGTGGCGATCGGCTACGAGCGGAAGCTCGGCCCGTTGTCGCGCATCTATCAGTACGCCAAGCTGTATCTGTTCAATCCTTCGTCGGCCACGTATTCCTGCCCACTGGCTATGAGCGACGGTGCGGCGCGGCTGATCGAGGTGATGCGCGACGAAGAGTTGAAGGCCGGCGCCTATCGCCGCCTGACCACGCGCGATCCGGCAACGTTCTGGACCAGCGGACAGTGGATGACCGAACGCACCGGCGGTTCGGACGTCGGCCGGACCGAGACCGTGGCCCGACACGAGGGCGGTCCCTGGTACCGACTGCATGGCACGAAATGGTTCACCTCGGCCACCACGTCGCAAATGACGATGACGCTGGCGCGGATCGAGGACGGGGCCGGTAAGTCAATCCCCGGCAGCCGCGGCTTGAGCCTGTTCTATCTCGAGACGCGCGGGTCCTCGGGCGAGCTGAATCACATCGTGATTCATCGCCTGAAAGACAAGCTCGGCACCCGCAGCTTGCCGACCGCCGAATTGAGCATGGAAGGCACACGAGCCAAGCTGATCGGCGAGCCCGGCGACGGCGTGCGGAACATCACAACGCTCGTGAACATCACGCGTTTGCACAACGTGATCGGCGCCGTCTCGGGCATGCGCCGTGGGCTGGCCTTGGCGCGAGACTATGCGCAGCGCCGCGAAGCGTTCGGCAAGTTCCTCATTGATCAGCCGCTGCACGTGGAAACTTTGGCCGACCTGGCGATCGAATTTCAGGCCGGCTTCCAACTCGCCTTCCGGGCACTCGATCTCTTGGGCAAGGAAGAATGCGGCGCGGCAAATAGCGACGAGTCGGCCGTGCTGCGGTTGCTCACTCCGCTGGCCAAGCTCTACACGGCGCGGCAGTCGGTGGCGAGCGCGAGTGAAGTGGTCGAAGGGTTTGGCGGCGCCGGCTACGTGGAAAACACCGGTTTCCCGCGCATTTTGCGCGATGCCCAGGTGCTGTCGATCTGGGAAGGGACCACGAACGTACTGAGCCTCGACGCGCTGCGGGCGATCGAAAAGAGCGACGCCTTCGGCCCGTACATGGCCGAGATCGACGAGCTTTTGGCCGGCATCACGCTCGACGAATTGAGCCCTGCCGTAATGCAAGCTCAGGACGCCGCCCGCCAAGTGCGCCAGTTTTTACCGGCGGCGCTTGCCGAAGGGCGCGATTTCCAGCAAGCCGGAGCGCGCTCGTTCGCGTTTAGCCTCGCGCGACTTATGGCCGCGGCGCTTTTGCTCGACGATGGGCAGTGGAATCTGCAGAACCACGGCGACGGGCGCGGCGTCGCCGTCGCTCGACGCTGGTGCGGGCGCAACCTCGCGCCGCTGGTCCATGCGGATCGTCAATGGCGAGCCGAGAGCGAGGCACTGGCGCGCGATTTGACGCTCACCGAGCGTCCGGCAGCTACGGCGCCGCGCAAGTCGTGA